The following coding sequences are from one Bradyrhizobium sp. WSM471 window:
- a CDS encoding fumarylacetoacetate hydrolase family protein: MRWLKFTAADKMSWGIVESDQVIAVDGDPLGEWQRTSRTHPLSQVRIELPLIPRTFYCVGLNYLKHLKEAADKRGEVPAVPDRPEIGYRAQNALIAHDEEVVIPSFATDKIHYEGELVVVIGKKVKHLTKQNAMDCVFGYTIGNDVSERSWQKADRSLWRSKNADTFKPMGPWIETEADLDKMETIVRVNGKETNRFHTNDMIFGVVPFLVELTKYFTLWPGDVIWMGTDGASPDIKHGDVVEIDITGIGTLRNRFVREER, translated from the coding sequence ATGCGCTGGCTGAAATTCACCGCCGCGGACAAGATGTCCTGGGGAATCGTCGAGAGTGACCAGGTCATCGCCGTCGATGGCGATCCCTTAGGCGAATGGCAGCGCACCTCGCGCACGCATCCGCTGTCGCAGGTTAGAATCGAGCTGCCGCTGATTCCGCGCACCTTCTACTGCGTCGGCCTGAACTATCTGAAGCACCTGAAGGAGGCCGCCGACAAGCGCGGCGAGGTGCCAGCGGTGCCGGACAGACCCGAGATCGGCTATCGCGCCCAGAATGCGCTGATCGCACATGACGAGGAGGTCGTGATCCCGTCCTTTGCGACGGACAAGATCCACTACGAAGGCGAACTCGTCGTCGTCATCGGCAAGAAGGTCAAGCATCTCACCAAACAGAATGCCATGGATTGCGTGTTCGGCTACACCATCGGCAACGACGTCAGCGAACGCAGCTGGCAGAAGGCCGACCGCAGCCTGTGGCGCTCGAAGAACGCCGACACGTTCAAGCCGATGGGCCCGTGGATCGAGACCGAAGCCGACCTCGACAAGATGGAAACGATCGTCCGGGTCAACGGCAAGGAGACCAACCGCTTCCACACCAACGACATGATCTTTGGCGTGGTGCCCTTCCTGGTCGAGCTGACCAAATACTTTACGCTATGGCCGGGCGATGTGATCTGGATGGGCACGGACGGAGCCTCGCCTGACATCAAGCACGGCGACGTCGTGGAGATCGACATCACCGGTATCGGGACGCTGCGGAACAGGTTCGTGCGGGAAGAGCGGTAA
- a CDS encoding Lrp/AsnC family transcriptional regulator, giving the protein MIEDQDARILAFLQKDGRATNQQLADAVGMSTSACWRRVRALEESGAIRGYAALVAREQAGFAMSAILHVSLERHDAKFVDEFVGRVTTRREVLECFATTGDADYHLRVVVQDMAAYNRFLDDFMFRIPGIRYVRSNVVLKEIKTGVALPF; this is encoded by the coding sequence ATGATCGAAGACCAGGATGCGCGGATTCTCGCCTTCCTTCAGAAGGACGGCCGCGCCACCAACCAGCAGCTCGCCGACGCGGTCGGCATGTCCACCTCGGCATGCTGGCGCCGGGTGCGCGCGCTGGAGGAGAGCGGTGCCATCCGGGGCTATGCGGCCCTGGTCGCGCGCGAGCAGGCCGGCTTTGCGATGTCCGCGATCCTCCATGTTTCGCTGGAACGGCACGACGCAAAATTCGTCGACGAGTTCGTCGGGCGGGTGACCACGCGGCGTGAGGTGCTGGAGTGCTTTGCGACCACGGGCGATGCCGATTACCATTTGCGCGTCGTCGTGCAGGACATGGCGGCCTACAACAGATTCCTCGACGACTTCATGTTCCGCATTCCCGGCATTCGTTATGTGAGAAGCAATGTCGTGCTGAAAGAGATCAAGACGGGCGTGGCCCTGCCGTTTTGA
- a CDS encoding Ldh family oxidoreductase → MPIVQADRLTRISAALLRAAGASEEEADAVAGGCVKANLAGHDSHGVIAVPTYIDRIKAGHIVPGAKWSIVRESPTTTVIDGQWGFGFHVNAKAMALTIEKAKTANVAACTVFRQSHVGRLAAYPLMAMREGMIGIATADSGRSPKHVAPFGGKEARLGTNPISIAVPSDLDAPFYLDMATSAVAAGKIQLAVARDEEIPTGWIIDAEGRHTTDPTQYRKGGALLPLGGTEGYKGSGLAAMVEVLCGLLTGLGFGVEPTGRHNDGCFMAVFNVAAFRPLQDFKREVAEFAHYLKSTPPSEGSKGVFYPGEIEGVREQQRRRDGIEIEDATWEKLRALAREYRLDTVLDLA, encoded by the coding sequence ATGCCGATCGTCCAGGCCGACCGCCTCACGCGCATCAGCGCCGCGCTGCTTCGTGCCGCCGGAGCTTCCGAGGAAGAGGCCGACGCGGTCGCAGGCGGCTGCGTCAAAGCCAATCTCGCCGGCCACGATTCCCACGGCGTGATCGCCGTACCCACCTACATCGACCGCATCAAGGCCGGCCATATCGTGCCCGGCGCCAAATGGAGCATCGTCCGGGAATCCCCGACGACGACCGTGATTGACGGCCAGTGGGGTTTTGGCTTCCACGTCAACGCCAAGGCGATGGCGCTGACGATCGAGAAAGCGAAGACAGCGAATGTCGCCGCCTGCACCGTGTTCCGGCAAAGCCATGTCGGCCGCCTCGCCGCCTATCCGCTGATGGCGATGCGCGAAGGCATGATCGGGATCGCAACGGCGGATTCCGGCCGCTCGCCGAAGCACGTGGCGCCGTTCGGCGGCAAGGAGGCTCGGCTCGGCACCAATCCGATCTCGATAGCGGTGCCGTCCGATCTCGATGCGCCGTTCTATCTGGACATGGCGACCTCTGCGGTCGCGGCCGGCAAGATCCAGCTCGCGGTCGCCCGCGACGAGGAGATTCCGACAGGATGGATCATCGATGCCGAAGGACGACACACCACCGATCCGACCCAATACCGCAAGGGCGGCGCGCTGCTGCCGCTCGGCGGAACCGAGGGCTACAAGGGCAGCGGCCTCGCCGCCATGGTCGAGGTCCTGTGCGGCCTGCTCACCGGCCTTGGTTTCGGCGTCGAGCCCACGGGCCGGCACAATGACGGCTGCTTCATGGCCGTGTTCAACGTCGCCGCATTTCGCCCGTTGCAAGACTTCAAGCGCGAGGTTGCCGAGTTCGCGCACTATCTCAAATCGACCCCGCCCTCCGAGGGCAGCAAAGGCGTGTTCTATCCCGGAGAGATCGAGGGCGTGCGCGAGCAGCAGCGCCGGCGCGACGGCATCGAGATCGAGGATGCGACGTGGGAAAAACTGCGCGCGCTGGCGCGCGAGTACAGGCTGGATACGGTCCTTGATCTGGCCTGA
- a CDS encoding LLM class flavin-dependent oxidoreductase, whose amino-acid sequence MTRQMVLVGFLQAQNCTNLPSSWRHPDSRDDSMSADYYQEIAKILEAGKFHMAFFDDRLAMPDRYGNDHAHTVEYGIRCVKMDPLIVLTTMGMVTEKLGLGATGSTTYFEPFDIARRFATLDLMSGGRAGWNVVTSLNDGEAFNMGRDSHPEHDARYDRADEFMEVVLGHWDTWEDGALIMDKTSGRFADPAKVKRLDHKGPFYKSRGPFTVPRSDQGHPVIIQAGASGRGQRFAGRWGEVIFTAARNLAAAKEGYASVRNEAAKAGRDPEAMFLCNLTTPVCAATKAEAEDKMALVNKLPLQIDALSLLAEALNYDFASKDLDEPLTTEELKSMQGILGIRDGVLKNSGKSNPSARDFVTFSGRGQVQDAMVGGPKEIADKLEEMFVERGCDGFVIAATYVPGSYADFVQHIVPELQRRGLFQKEYRGKTLRENLGLKRPAAGDWKVEPRDAVE is encoded by the coding sequence ATGACGCGGCAGATGGTACTGGTCGGCTTCCTTCAGGCCCAGAACTGCACGAATTTGCCGAGTTCATGGCGCCATCCGGACTCGCGCGACGATTCGATGTCGGCGGACTACTATCAGGAGATCGCCAAAATCCTCGAAGCCGGCAAGTTCCACATGGCCTTCTTCGACGACCGGCTGGCGATGCCGGACCGCTACGGCAACGATCACGCCCACACCGTCGAATACGGTATCCGCTGCGTGAAGATGGACCCGCTGATCGTGCTGACAACGATGGGCATGGTTACAGAGAAGCTCGGGTTGGGGGCGACCGGCTCGACGACTTATTTCGAACCTTTCGACATCGCCCGCCGCTTCGCAACGCTCGACCTGATGTCCGGCGGACGCGCCGGGTGGAATGTCGTCACCTCGCTCAACGACGGCGAGGCCTTTAACATGGGCCGGGATTCTCATCCCGAGCACGACGCCCGCTATGACCGTGCCGACGAGTTCATGGAGGTCGTGCTCGGCCATTGGGACACCTGGGAAGACGGCGCGCTCATAATGGACAAGACGAGCGGCCGCTTCGCCGATCCAGCCAAGGTGAAGCGGCTCGATCACAAGGGCCCATTCTACAAGTCGCGCGGTCCCTTCACCGTGCCGCGCTCGGATCAGGGCCATCCCGTGATCATCCAGGCGGGTGCGTCCGGCCGCGGGCAACGCTTTGCAGGACGATGGGGCGAGGTGATCTTTACCGCCGCACGCAACCTCGCCGCCGCCAAGGAAGGCTATGCGTCCGTGCGTAATGAGGCCGCGAAAGCCGGCCGGGATCCGGAGGCGATGTTCCTCTGCAACCTCACGACACCGGTCTGCGCCGCGACCAAGGCCGAGGCCGAAGACAAGATGGCGCTGGTCAACAAGCTGCCGCTGCAGATCGACGCGCTGTCGCTACTGGCCGAAGCGCTCAATTACGATTTCGCCTCCAAGGATCTCGACGAGCCGCTGACGACGGAAGAGTTGAAGAGCATGCAGGGCATTCTGGGCATCCGCGACGGCGTGCTCAAGAACTCCGGCAAGAGCAATCCGAGCGCGCGCGATTTCGTCACCTTCTCCGGCCGCGGCCAGGTCCAGGATGCGATGGTCGGCGGCCCCAAGGAGATCGCGGACAAGCTCGAAGAAATGTTCGTCGAGCGCGGCTGCGACGGCTTTGTCATCGCCGCGACCTATGTGCCCGGCTCCTATGCCGATTTCGTGCAACATATCGTCCCGGAATTGCAGCGGCGCGGATTGTTCCAGAAGGAATATCGCGGCAAGACACTGCGGGAAAATCTCGGGCTCAAGCGGCCGGCTGCCGGCGACTGGAAAGTGGAGCCGCGCGATGCCGTGGAATAA
- a CDS encoding GAF domain-containing protein has protein sequence MQRTLARTLAALSDINEAILYAKSPDELYQKVCDAGFSSGDFMAVAVFLAEPDGQRLRFAAGCGDDVARLRAIKITTAAGTPEGSGVGGEAFRSQGICISNDYLNDPRSLAWREGAAGAGVGAAAALPLICGGRSIGVLYVTRSGAGTLDEAMVSLFERMSSNISHALENFARETARVDGERAVRRLNRMFGALTATNEAILHAGTEQDLYQRVCDAAVYSGKSLATFVLLREPDSEWLTPVAATGQNLDLIRQSRYSIDPESPYGKGMSGEVFRTQKAVVEDDLVNRTKGTTWEQANVNAGAVACVAAPLIKRGTSIGVLFFFVSKAWAKDEGIVALLLRMTETVCFALENFDRDKEKAQIALEEERLARMYAALSATNEAILRARSRSELFDLVCEATVQGAKFASTSIALLDRDTGLLRIVASFGPNAAEVRTFRLPVSDEVPEGRGLTGTAFRTRQPCISNDILADTRLEPWHASARRNGIGSSTALPLFNGDRVEGVFLFNSRERGTFTDEFVELLRKLQANVAFALENFDRADEKARADKQRDRLSGMFEALSATNEAIMRAKTREELFEVACQAAVLGGVFASATIGTLDDKRELVRVVAVKGRLQERMVGRTCLVSADHPEGQGIIGISLRTRRASVINDYLNDPRSVHWHSKAIEDGTRAAASFPLLRAGQEPIGILLFLAPEENTFTPDLVELLGRLAENVSFALDNFDRAEEKARTEAQKERLTRMFASLSATNEAIMRAKSRAELFDLVCLAASNGAKFTSTTIALSRADSDQLEIVSSAGPSSDTTRNVRLSIDPERPEGRGMSGTAFRTRQPCISNDYLNDDRVRAFHAIVRNDGARSGAAFPLVAHDQAVGVMIYMSTEPGTFTAEFVELLQRLADNVSFAMENFDRADEKNEADERIEYLASHDSLTDLPNRETFNALLHEAIDEAQRHDHRFAVLFIDLDRFKVINDSLGHEAGDLLLLEVANRLRGALRASDVVARLGGDEFVVILDQCGEIDDVQRIANELLTALAEPMELAGHECHTTASIGIAMYPTNGSDAQTLTKNADMAMYLAKEDGKNGYRFFSKEVKTQSIERLSLESALRRALERDQFTLNYQPKVDMETGQITGVEALLRWTHPDLGSISPAQFIPLAEETGLIVPIGRWVVKEACAQAMAWQRRGLLPVSMAVNLSPRQFVDEHLLQDVDEALAASGMSPVLLQLEVTESMMMRNVGRALKVLDAIQSRGIRLAIDDFGTGYSSMSLMKHFPIDTIKIDRSFVRDLPQDAEDQAIAQAIISMGKALGMTVVAEGVENAEQEAFLRTHGCDEMQGFLISMPLPAREMAELLRPMELPVAPPLQPGPDHVATEAAALRLKSAVV, from the coding sequence GTGCAGAGGACCCTCGCGCGCACACTTGCAGCGTTGAGCGACATCAACGAAGCGATCCTTTACGCGAAGTCGCCGGACGAGCTGTACCAGAAGGTCTGCGACGCCGGGTTTTCGAGTGGGGACTTCATGGCCGTCGCCGTCTTCCTGGCGGAGCCGGATGGCCAGCGGCTGCGGTTTGCGGCCGGCTGCGGCGACGACGTTGCGCGGCTGCGTGCGATCAAGATCACCACGGCGGCCGGCACGCCGGAGGGATCGGGCGTCGGCGGCGAAGCCTTTCGCAGCCAGGGGATCTGCATCAGCAACGATTACCTGAACGATCCGCGCTCGCTCGCGTGGCGCGAGGGCGCGGCCGGGGCGGGTGTCGGCGCAGCCGCGGCGCTTCCCCTGATCTGCGGCGGTCGCAGTATCGGCGTGTTGTATGTGACCCGCTCGGGGGCAGGCACGCTCGACGAGGCGATGGTCTCGCTGTTCGAGCGGATGTCGAGCAATATCTCACATGCGCTGGAGAATTTCGCGCGCGAGACAGCGCGCGTGGATGGCGAGCGGGCAGTGCGGCGGCTCAACCGCATGTTCGGCGCCCTCACCGCGACCAATGAAGCAATCCTTCACGCGGGCACCGAGCAGGATCTGTACCAGCGGGTCTGCGATGCCGCTGTGTACAGTGGCAAGTCGCTTGCAACTTTCGTTCTGCTGCGCGAGCCGGATTCCGAATGGCTGACGCCGGTGGCAGCGACCGGACAAAATCTGGATCTGATCAGACAGTCGCGCTACTCGATCGATCCGGAGAGTCCCTACGGCAAAGGCATGTCCGGCGAGGTGTTCCGGACGCAGAAAGCGGTCGTCGAGGACGACCTCGTCAATCGTACCAAGGGGACCACCTGGGAGCAGGCCAACGTCAATGCCGGCGCCGTCGCCTGCGTGGCTGCTCCCCTGATCAAGCGTGGTACCAGCATCGGCGTGCTGTTTTTCTTCGTGAGCAAAGCCTGGGCGAAAGACGAAGGCATCGTCGCACTGTTGCTGCGCATGACTGAAACCGTATGCTTTGCGCTCGAGAATTTTGACCGCGACAAGGAGAAGGCCCAGATCGCGCTGGAGGAGGAACGGCTGGCGCGCATGTACGCGGCGCTAAGCGCGACCAACGAGGCCATTCTGCGGGCAAGATCCCGCAGCGAACTGTTTGATCTAGTTTGCGAAGCCACGGTGCAGGGCGCGAAGTTCGCCTCGACCTCGATCGCATTGCTCGACCGCGACACGGGACTGCTTCGCATCGTCGCATCGTTCGGACCGAACGCCGCTGAGGTACGAACCTTCAGGTTGCCGGTCAGCGACGAGGTGCCGGAGGGACGCGGGCTGACCGGCACTGCGTTCCGGACGCGACAGCCTTGTATCAGCAACGACATCCTGGCCGACACTCGCCTCGAGCCTTGGCACGCCAGCGCGCGTCGCAACGGTATTGGGTCGTCAACCGCGCTGCCGCTGTTCAACGGTGACAGGGTCGAGGGCGTATTCCTGTTCAACTCGCGCGAGCGCGGCACTTTCACGGACGAGTTCGTCGAGCTCCTGCGCAAGCTCCAGGCCAACGTCGCCTTCGCGCTGGAGAATTTCGATCGGGCCGACGAAAAAGCGCGGGCCGACAAGCAGCGTGATCGCCTGAGTGGCATGTTCGAGGCGCTGAGCGCCACCAATGAGGCCATCATGCGCGCCAAGACGCGCGAGGAGCTGTTCGAGGTCGCGTGCCAGGCCGCCGTGCTCGGCGGGGTGTTCGCCTCCGCGACAATCGGCACTTTGGACGACAAACGTGAGCTTGTCCGGGTGGTCGCCGTGAAGGGACGCCTGCAGGAACGAATGGTGGGACGCACCTGCCTCGTTTCCGCCGACCATCCTGAGGGCCAGGGGATCATAGGGATATCGCTGCGGACCCGCCGGGCCAGTGTCATCAACGATTATCTGAATGATCCGCGATCGGTGCACTGGCATTCCAAGGCGATCGAGGATGGAACCCGGGCTGCTGCCAGCTTCCCACTGCTGAGGGCCGGCCAGGAGCCGATTGGCATCCTGCTTTTCCTCGCACCAGAAGAGAATACGTTCACACCCGATCTGGTCGAACTGCTCGGACGCCTCGCTGAAAACGTCTCTTTCGCCCTCGACAATTTCGATCGTGCCGAGGAGAAGGCCCGCACCGAGGCGCAGAAGGAACGCCTGACGCGGATGTTTGCGTCGCTGAGCGCCACCAACGAGGCGATCATGCGGGCGAAGTCGCGCGCCGAACTGTTCGACCTCGTCTGCCTTGCCGCCTCGAATGGCGCAAAATTCACCTCGACCACCATTGCACTGTCGAGGGCCGACAGCGACCAGCTGGAGATCGTGTCCAGTGCCGGACCATCGTCTGACACCACGCGCAATGTCCGCCTGTCAATCGACCCCGAACGTCCCGAGGGGCGCGGAATGAGCGGCACGGCGTTCCGCACCCGCCAGCCCTGCATCAGCAACGACTATCTCAACGACGATCGCGTTCGCGCCTTCCATGCAATTGTCCGCAACGACGGCGCGCGGTCGGGCGCGGCTTTTCCGCTCGTCGCGCACGATCAGGCCGTCGGCGTCATGATCTACATGTCCACCGAGCCGGGCACCTTCACGGCCGAGTTCGTTGAGCTGTTGCAGCGCCTCGCCGACAACGTCTCCTTCGCGATGGAGAATTTCGACCGGGCCGACGAGAAAAACGAGGCCGACGAGCGGATCGAATACCTCGCTTCGCACGACAGTCTGACCGACCTGCCGAACCGCGAGACCTTCAACGCGCTGCTGCATGAGGCGATCGACGAAGCGCAGCGCCACGACCACCGCTTTGCGGTGCTGTTCATCGACCTCGACCGTTTCAAGGTCATCAACGATTCGCTGGGCCACGAGGCCGGCGATCTGCTCCTGCTCGAAGTGGCCAACCGGTTGCGTGGTGCGCTGCGCGCAAGCGACGTGGTGGCGCGGCTCGGCGGAGACGAGTTCGTGGTGATCCTCGACCAATGTGGCGAGATCGATGACGTGCAGCGCATCGCGAACGAGCTGTTGACGGCGCTTGCCGAACCGATGGAGCTGGCGGGGCATGAGTGCCACACCACGGCCTCGATCGGCATCGCGATGTATCCGACCAACGGCTCCGACGCACAGACACTGACCAAGAACGCCGACATGGCGATGTATCTCGCCAAGGAAGACGGCAAGAACGGCTACCGCTTCTTCTCCAAGGAAGTGAAGACGCAGTCGATCGAGCGGCTGTCGCTGGAGAGCGCGCTGCGCCGGGCGCTGGAGCGCGATCAATTCACTTTGAACTACCAGCCCAAGGTGGACATGGAGACCGGCCAGATCACGGGCGTGGAAGCCCTGCTGCGCTGGACGCACCCGGATCTCGGCAGCATCTCGCCGGCGCAGTTCATTCCGCTTGCGGAAGAGACCGGATTGATCGTGCCGATCGGCCGCTGGGTGGTGAAGGAGGCCTGCGCGCAGGCCATGGCCTGGCAGCGCCGCGGCCTCTTGCCGGTGTCGATGGCGGTCAACCTGTCACCGCGGCAGTTTGTGGACGAGCATCTGTTGCAGGACGTCGACGAGGCGCTGGCCGCCAGCGGCATGTCACCCGTGCTGCTCCAGTTGGAGGTCACTGAGAGCATGATGATGCGCAACGTCGGGCGCGCGCTCAAGGTGCTCGACGCCATCCAGAGCCGCGGCATTCGCTTGGCGATCGACGATTTCGGCACCGGTTATTCGTCGATGTCACTGATGAAGCATTTTCCGATCGACACTATCAAGATCGACCGCTCTTTCGTGCGCGACTTGCCGCAGGACGCAGAGGATCAGGCGATCGCGCAGGCGATCATCAGCATGGGCAAGGCGCTCGGCATGACCGTGGTTGCGGAAGGCGTCGAAAACGCCGAGCAGGAGGCGTTCCTGCGCACCCATGGCTGCGACGAGATGCAGGGTTTCCTGATCTCCATGCCGCTGCCGGCGCGGGAGATGGCCGAGCTGCTGCGGCCGATGGAGCTGCCCGTCGCGCCGCCGCTCCAGCCGGGGCCGGACCATGTCGCCACCGAGGCCGCGGCGCTACGCTTGAAAAGCGCTGTCGTCTGA